Part of the Vitis vinifera cultivar Pinot Noir 40024 chromosome 13, ASM3070453v1 genome is shown below.
aagaatttatcatCACCAATTATATATTGCTAACAAATTTTCCACTTCTCTTGTTTTCATTGATTTGGTTCATAACTGTGTGTAAGATCCCACCGAAAGTGAAATAAGACTAAATTTTAGGATCTGCGTATCAAATGATATCCTCCTATGGGGCCAACCAAATGGTAGAAGACTTGGATCTAGTTGGTTGCATCTCCCATGCTGACTAATTAGTTCTTTTTTCCCCTCTTGTATATTGACTTCCAACTGCCAAGTCTCCCTGGTTGCAGAGATATGATGGCGGAGGCTGAGAGCAATTGCAGTGACTCGAGATGGTCTCTCAAGGGCACCACCGAGCTTGTCACCGGTGGCACTCTCGGAATAGGGTTTTCTTCCTTCGTCCTTCACTTTCTtgctctttctttttccttcaaatttcttGTTCCAAGCCCTTGTGATTGGACTTTGACCCATGTTGCCAAATCGCATTCTTTGATTAATGTGTGTTACAGATATGCCATAGTAGAGGAACTAGCTGGAATGGGTGCTACCGTACACACCTGTGCACGTACCGAATCCAAACTCAACGATCGGTTGCGTGATTGGAATGCTAAGGGCTTTGACGTAAGGGGTTCGGTCTGCGATGTATCGGATAGAGCCCAACGTGAGCAGTTGACTGAGAAGGTCTCTTCTGGTTTCAATGGCAAGCTCAACATCCTTGTAAGTAGTTGGTCTCCAGAAAGTTTTTCCGATGAGCAGCATTGTTGCATACCTAACAAGTTACTATGCATATTTTGTCTTCAGATAAACAATGTGGGAACAAACTTCAGTAAGCCAACGATTGGGTACACTGTTGCAGATTTCTCAACACTTATTGCTACTAATATTGCATCTGCTTACCATCTATCCCAACTTGCACATCCTCTTTTAAAAGCATCTGGAGCAGGAAGCATTGTGTTTATTTCCTCTGTTGCAGGCGTGGTGAGTACAGGCACTGGGTCCATTTACGCAGCAACTAAAGGTAATCAAGTTACTAACATCCTATGTATAGTGACATTTCTGCATTAGGTGAGATGGGAATTTGGTAGGTGTGATGAATTTACAAAGGCCTTGTTCTTTTTTCACCTCAGCTGCAATGAATCAAATTACAAAGAGCTTGGCTTGTGAGTGGGCAAAAGACAACATCAGAAGCAACTGTGTTGCACCCTTCTGCATCAGAACGCCTCTCATTGAAcatgtaatatatttttttatcctgCTCATAGTCTTTTCAACTACTTCATTTTTGTGGAACAGGGCATTTTCTATTCTCAGATGTATACTGAAAAATAAGCGGAAATCCATTCTAGAATTTTTCCCACCTGTCACTTTCGCATGAAAATTGATACCATGCTGAAAATCAATGCTCCTATTCTCCTAGTATGTCTTAGAATAGGTTAGTTCTATACACTTTATTAGTACAGAACCCAAGTGTACATGGTGCGTGATGCAATTATGTTCTAACAGGAGATTGTTGATCATTTAAGACTGGTAAAGATCAATAACATTGGAATATTAAGACGACCATGGAAGTGTACTTAGGCTGATTCCTCACTCTTATTCTTCCTCTAATACTCTTGAGCTGTGAGTTCAGTGTAGAAGTAGAGCAACCACAAGACCTTCCTTTGTGGGTTCTCCTGTACCCAGTCCATGAGATCATGACAGTCATAGATTCTCTCCTAGACAAAAAGGCCACTGCATATATGAATTACACCATCActctaaatcaaataatattgaGACTATATATGTAACATGTTTTTTGGTGTCCTTCTAAATTTATAATCTAGTATAATCCTTTTCCTCCAACCAACAGTTCTCTCTTCCTCGCAGGAGCTGGCTAAGAAAAGCAAGATGGAAGGCGTGGCCTCTCGAACCCCCTTGGGGTGCCCTGGAGAGCCGAAGGAGATCTCATCTCTGGTGACATTCCTTTGCATGCCTTGTGCTTCATATATCACAGGGCAGGTTATCTCAGTGGACGGTGGATTGACTGCAAATGGTTTCTCCCCCAATATATGACTGAGTCAATCACTCAGCTATTTGAAGAACGTAAGCTGTTTCATCTTCCTTGATGAATGCCTTATGTTTCTAATCTGATGAGCTGTTCTGTTAAATTACTGTTTGTGATTTTTCCTATATCAGATGATTGTTCTTGCTCTTTTTCCTTGTTTAAGGCATCCCAAATTGAGTTCTTGGTTCAGTCTTAGACTTATTTTAAGTATAACttattttaaggttatgtttgtttCCAGAAAGtgctaaggaaagaaaaaaaaaatgctaagaaaatggttttcttatgtttggtttcattatggaaaatatgaaataaaataaaatataattaaaattatttagaaatttatgtattttaaaattatttaatacttATATAATTgaggaaaataagtaaaataagtttgaagcaatatataaaaataatttatcgactttgaatcaattttttattttcctttacttttcttttatattttctttttctcacattttccaAGAACTGAACATAACCTAAATATTCATATCTCTCttatctcttatttttctttcatagttTAGTTATTCGAACTTTGTTTGGTTTGGGAAAgtaccaaggaaagaaaaaaaaaatattaaggaaattggttttcttatatttgatttcactataaaaaagaGAATTATCAAAATAAACCGAATAGTAGTTAGTTTCACAACTGGAAAGAAGATGCTTATGTAGTTAATTCCTTCTTTTTACTAAAATCCTTTGACCACCAATCTAGCCTTGTATCTCTTAGAGTCATCATGCTCTTGCTTAACTTGACACACTCACTTGTTATGAAGAGATTTCTTATATATTGGTAACTCAGCTAGCCAAGTTTGGTTAGAAATAAGAGACTTCATTTCATCTTTCGTTACAAGCTCCTACTTGTTACTATCTTCCACTGGACCTGCCTCATCATAATATTCAAGTTCATCACCATTTATTCGCAATAAATAATTCAAGTACTTCCCGTTTGGTACATGTGACTTGTTAGATCCCCTCAATGTAAGGACTGGAACTAGATCATGTGGCATATTAGCATCCTATGTGTAATGTTTTCTTTAGCTTGATGATCCTGACTTGCCTTATTTGTAATATTACTTTGTGGAACATCATTTGACTCAAAGTAAATAGGTTTAGACTATTGGGCAAACACATCAAGGGTAGGATTTACGAAATTGGGTACTCTAATACCAGTTGTTAAGCTAACCACACACACACaagcaaaaataaagaaagacgAGATTTTAGTATAGTTTAGCAATCAATATGGTCCCTATATTCGCAAATGCATGAACATTCAAGAATCCACTAATCAAAATGACAATGAAAAGTTAAATAGTGAAGGTTCTCCTTCTCCTCACAATTGTGGCTACACACATAATTTTTCCTCTCTTTAATGAAACCCTAAatcataaaagaattaaaaatacaataagtcattcaataaataaataaaaatattcagggtaataaaattgattcataCTTCACAATCCAACCAGTGGTGGTGCATTCCAATCGTGAACAAAAACTTAACTATTCAAAAAATCTTTCTTCGAACAGACACCATTGTAgtttttaatcaatatttaattactaaaataatttagttTAAAGTTATGAGCTTCTTAAACGTGATGGAACAATATTTTAAGGTTTTGAAGTaacaatttttaatctttaagaCAACACCATATCGATTCAAACTTCAACTATTTTTTCACCAAActgttaattaaatttattatttttaggaaacaattcatgtattttttttaaatcaattaatattttattgatttatataccattcataaaaattgaaaaaacaatatttaaaatatgtcataaattaaaaaaaaaaaaacattttcaaacttTCAACTATTTTTGCAAACAAAcagttaaattaattttagtgCTTAAATCTAAAATGATACGATATGATCAAATATTCTCAATTATTATATGTTGGACAGCCAATGCTGACCACTGAAGTTCAATTATTAgaatttattgaatttcataGTATAATAATTCAGAAAATGAAAGTATAATAATCTCCTTGGGACCCAGACCCATTAGATATATGAATTGAATGGATCTAGTCAACCCAATTTGTGAAATGAGACAAAATTAAATGGGGtcatttcaattatttgatgGGGTCATTGCCAGCTTAGGAAACAGTAGAGCAGCCAACTTTGATGTGATCCATGGCATCATGGAAAAATTTTCATTGGATATAACATGAGATAATATTCTATTATCATCACACATCTTATATTATGTCAgattgataatataaaaaaattatttactaataatatagtttttaaataatattaaatatgcgagagatttaatgttttttaaaaataataaatattaaaattttattttattttattttattctttaagaaATTAAACATAAGCCTAGTATAATATTTCCTATTCCATATGGTGCCAACCATATCGAAGCTTTATGGTAGAAGATTTATATACCGTTGCCAACCAGATTGTAGCTTTATGGTAGAAAGTCTATATACAGTTGCCAACCAAGTCGTAACCTTATGGCAGAAAATTCCCATATGGTTGCCAACCAAGTCGTATCTCCCATTCTAACAGAATAGTTCTTCTTTCCCCTCTTGTATATTGAGTTTCAAAGCACCCTGGTTGCAGAGACATGATGCCGGCGGCTGAGAGCAGTTGCAGTGACTTGAGATGGTCTCTCAAGGGCGCAACCGCTCTTGTCACCGGTGGCACTCTTGGAATAGGGTTTTTCTCCTTCATCTTTCACTTCCttgctctttcttttttcttttaaacatcTTGTTCCAAGCCCTTATGATTGGACTCCAGCCCATGTTGCTAAATCACTTTATTTGACTTTTGTGTTACAGATATGCCATAGTAGAGGAGCTAGCTGGAATGGGTGCTGCTGTATACACCTGTTCACGTACCGAATCTAAGCTCAACAATCTGTTGCGTGATTGGAATGCTAAGGGCTTTGACGTAAGGGGTTCGGTCTGTGATGTTTCGGATAGAGCCCAACGAGAGCAGTTGATTGAGAAGGTCTCTTCCGGTTTCAATGGCAAGCTCAACATCCTTGTAAGTAGTTGGTCTCCAGAAAATATGGCTACTGGGTTTTGAATGAGGAAGAAAATATGGTTACTATGCATGTTTTGGCTTCAGATAAACAATGTGGGAACAAACTTCAGTAAGCCAACGATTGAGTACACTGCTGCAGATTTTTCAGCACTCATGGCTACTAATATTGAGTCTGGTTACCATCTATGCCAACTTGCATATCCTCTTTTGAAAGCATCTGGAGCAGGAAGCATTGTATTCATCTCCTCTGTTGCAGGCGTGGTGAGTACAGGCACTGGGTCCATTTATGCAGCAACTAAAGGTAAATAATAAGTTACAACCATCCTATATATAGTGATATTTAATCTTGATCAGTTGAGATGGAAATTTGGTGGGTGTGATGAAGTTAATTGAAAGGCTTTGTTCTTCTTGTTGCCGTACTCAGCTGCAATGAATCAAATTACAAAGAGCCTGGCTTGTGAGTGGGCAAAAGACAATATCAGGAGCAACTGTGTTGCTCCCTTCTGCACCAGAACGCCTCTCATTGAGCAGGTAGTAGTCTTTTATCCTGCTCATAGTCTTTTCAACTACTACATATTTGTGGAACAGGGCATTTTCTCTTACCGGGTGTATACTGAAAAATAAGTGGAAAATCATTCTAGAATTTTTCCCACCTGTCATTTTGGCATGAAAATTGATTCCTTGTTGAAAACCACTGCTCCTACACTCTTTATTAGTATAGAAACCAAGTATACATGGTGCTTGGTAGTATTATGTTAGAACAGGGGATTCATTGATCACATAAGACTGGCAAAGACCAATAACATTGGAACATAAAGATGACCATGGAAGCGTACTTAGGCTGATTCTTGAGCTGGGAGTTCAGTGTAGAACAACCATAAGACCCTCCTTTGTGGGCTCTGATGAGATTCATAGATTCTCCCCTGGACGAAAGGGGAACTGCATACATGAACTACACCACCACTCTGAATCAAATGATCACCAGATTTCAATATTAAGACTATGTAACATGTTTTAGGGTGTCTTTCACAGATGCTGGCTAAGAAAAGCATGATGGAAGAGGTGGTCTCTCGAACCCCTTTGGGGCGCCCTGGAGAGCCGCAGGAGATCTCGTCTCTGGCGACATTCCTTTGCATGCCTTGTGCTTCATATATCACAGGGCAGGTTATTTCAGTGGACGGTGGATTGACTGCAAATGCTTTTTCTCCCCCGATATATGACTGAGAAAATCACTCAGCTAATTGAAGAGTCTAAAATCTGTTTCTAATCTTCGTATTATCTGTCTGATGTGTATTGTTGTTAAGTAACTGGTTGTGGTTTTTCCTAGATCAGATGTTTCTTCCTTCATAGGGGTGCTTATAAATTATAGTTCTCTTGACTATAACAATGTCTGTACTCTgtaaaagagtacaatattgaACAACTTAAGACATCCCAAAATGAATAGCTTCAATTGGTTTTGATGAATTAGTTTAATGAACCTGCAATTTTGAAAGTTTAAAGTGACTTAAAATAGTAAGTCAAAATTGCAATTTCGAATGACTATTTGGATTATTGTCGGTGTTAGCTAGTTTTCAGTTGTTAAATATATTCTCCATTTTATAACC
Proteins encoded:
- the LOC100249681 gene encoding tropinone reductase homolog At1g07440 isoform X2, which produces MMAEAESNCSDSRWSLKGTTELVTGGTLGIGYAIVEELAGMGATVHTCARTESKLNDRLRDWNAKGFDVRGSVCDVSDRAQREQLTEKVSSGFNGKLNILINNVGTNFSKPTIGYTVADFSTLIATNIASAYHLSQLAHPLLKASGAGSIVFISSVAGVVSTGTGSIYAATKAAMNQITKSLACEWAKDNIRSNCVAPFCIRTPLIEHELAKKSKMEGVASRTPLGCPGEPKEISSLVTFLCMPCASYITGQVISVDGGLWSLKGATALVTGGTLGIGYAIVEELAGMGAAVYTCSRTESKLNNLLRDWNAKGFDVRGSVCDVSDRAQREQLIEKVSSGFNGKLNILINNVGTNFSKPTIEYTAADFSALMATNIESGYHLCQLAYPLLKASGAGSIVFISSVAGVVSTGTGSIYAATKAAMNQITKSLACEWAKDNIRSNCVAPFCTRTPLIEQMLAKKSMMEEVVSRTPLGRPGEPQEISSLATFLCMPCASYITGQVISVDGGLTANAFSPPIYD
- the LOC100249681 gene encoding tropinone reductase homolog At5g06060 isoform X1, whose translation is MMPAAESSCSDLRWSLKGATALVTGGTLGIGYAIVEELAGMGAAVYTCSRTESKLNNLLRDWNAKGFDVRGSVCDVSDRAQREQLIEKVSSGFNGKLNILINNVGTNFSKPTIEYTAADFSALMATNIESGYHLCQLAYPLLKASGAGSIVFISSVAGVVSTGTGSIYAATKAAMNQITKSLACEWAKDNIRSNCVAPFCTRTPLIEQVMLAKKSMMEEVVSRTPLGRPGEPQEISSLATFLCMPCASYITGQVISVDGGLTANAFSPPIYD